In Deltaproteobacteria bacterium, a single genomic region encodes these proteins:
- a CDS encoding NAD-glutamate dehydrogenase, which produces MPTDEQRGTRGPAVVGERLHALLERRASGAEAAPLETFARLLLHRAHDYVDTLADEEVAALVASAFRFYAAPGEELRARAIAPTYVTEGWDASVSVVETVMPDRPFIVDTIQAALEAEGVERRALLHPILAAERDLTGRLISLAPPNGGARRESFVHVAVPRMTDVAALAGLEQLIRDRLGDVRLVTDDFRAMLARAQEAAAELDGLARSGAGAGADASAAADFLHWLVDGSFVFLGYREYQVMTLGGTRVLLVRSGSGLGLLRRESRSAFSRPRPLAELPEAVRVRLLGDRLLTITKTIAESPVHRRARMDDVGIRQLDATGHVIGERRFLGLFTSKAYAEEAAEIPLLRRVLRQILAAEQVVPGSHDYKEMVAIFNVLPKDDLFAATPAEIRADIEAVMAAGRTGDVVVSLRPRPTGFSTLVVLPRDRLSGEARQRILETLARRAGGPCLGDHLVLLEDRALLSFTFAGDGPAPTGAELADVQEAVRDLVRGWRERLEDELRARHGAAEAARLAARYRAAFPDEYRASTPPARAAVDVALLEAALGEGAMRVALGDDRALPDTSALRLYVPGEPLVLSEFVPVLENLGLRALAEDQVVLTPHGAPRLFVQTFFVQDRQGRRLDAAAGPRLVDALLAVRAGRAASDALGRLVLEAGLDWRAVDCLRAYAGHAAQGGVGPRGLVIDALARHPEAAASLFECFAARFSGRADTAPLRQRFLESLDTVESLRDDVTLRALCDTVEATVRSNYFATPVAETLAFKIRSSGLAHLPRPRPLYEIYVHGPAVEGIHLRAGLVARGGIRHSDRPEDFRTEVLGLMKTQTVKNAVIVPVGAKGGFVVRRGTPADAYRTFVGALLDLTDNVVAGRVVPPRGLVVHDDEDPYLVVAADKGTASFSDLANAIAQARGFWLGDAFASGGSHGYDHKALGVTARGAWECVRAHFRELGVDADTAPLSVAGIGDMSGDVFGNGLLRSSHLRLQAAFNHRHVFLDPDPDPTASFAERERLYRAGLGWDAYDPAALSPGGAVVARTAKRVVLSPEAQRLLGLASPEASGERLVQAVLTLDADLLFNGGIGTYVKAAAETHAEVGDPANDAVRVNAEALRGRVVAEGGNLGFTQRARIAFALAGGRINTDAIDNSAGVDLSDHEVNLKICLRPVVEAGELAPDARHALLQAVTDDVVERVLAHNRRQSRLLDLDQLRSRSRLADFRDLIAELERTAGLDRALEALPDREALRARRGTFLGLTRPELAVLTAYAKIHLQREMLASPLPDDPLVESYLLAYFPADVVARYPAAVRAHRLRREIIAAEVANALVDHMGVTFVSRIVHDTGAAVVGVLRAWAVGWRLGGGDALAAAIAASAAAVDVESACRLALEASAERVTKWVLANTDAERPAAGMVADLGPAVAAIRGRLPDWVTGAEAETFHKRVSELTIAGLPPELARDLATAEWLVGPLDVVTVARRTRTEPDAAGAAYYALGQHVDFGWVFARLAETAADDRWQRRAAEGLVEDLLRARRRLACRRLEEPPGALPERALGAVQALIRDLRAAPRVSLAALQVVVREIRRLAEEGGD; this is translated from the coding sequence ATGCCGACCGACGAGCAGCGCGGGACGCGCGGGCCGGCAGTCGTCGGCGAGCGGCTGCACGCGCTGCTCGAGCGGCGGGCGAGCGGCGCCGAGGCGGCGCCGCTCGAGACGTTCGCGCGGCTCCTCCTCCACCGCGCCCACGACTACGTCGACACGCTGGCCGACGAGGAGGTGGCGGCGCTCGTCGCCTCGGCGTTCCGCTTCTACGCGGCGCCGGGCGAGGAGCTGCGCGCGCGCGCGATCGCGCCGACCTACGTGACCGAGGGCTGGGACGCGTCCGTCTCGGTGGTCGAGACGGTCATGCCCGACCGTCCGTTCATCGTCGACACCATCCAGGCTGCGCTCGAGGCCGAGGGTGTGGAGCGGCGGGCCTTGCTCCACCCGATCCTGGCCGCGGAGCGCGACCTGACGGGGCGGCTCATCTCGCTCGCTCCGCCGAACGGCGGCGCGCGGCGCGAGTCGTTCGTGCACGTCGCCGTCCCGCGCATGACCGACGTCGCCGCCCTCGCCGGGCTGGAGCAGCTGATCCGCGACCGCCTCGGCGACGTGCGGCTCGTGACCGACGACTTCCGGGCCATGCTCGCGCGTGCCCAGGAGGCCGCCGCCGAGCTCGACGGGCTCGCGCGGAGCGGTGCCGGCGCGGGCGCGGACGCGAGCGCCGCGGCCGACTTCCTCCACTGGCTGGTCGACGGCAGCTTCGTGTTCCTCGGCTACCGCGAGTACCAGGTCATGACCCTCGGCGGCACGCGGGTCCTGCTGGTCCGCTCCGGCTCCGGGCTCGGCCTCTTGCGCCGCGAGAGCCGCTCGGCGTTCTCCCGCCCGCGCCCGCTGGCCGAGCTGCCTGAGGCCGTCCGCGTGCGGCTCCTCGGCGACCGGCTGCTGACCATCACCAAGACGATCGCCGAGTCGCCCGTCCACCGCCGCGCTCGCATGGACGACGTCGGCATCCGCCAGCTCGACGCCACCGGCCACGTGATCGGCGAGCGCCGCTTCCTCGGCCTCTTCACGTCGAAAGCGTACGCCGAGGAGGCGGCCGAGATCCCGCTGCTGAGACGGGTCCTGCGGCAGATCCTGGCCGCCGAGCAGGTGGTCCCCGGCAGCCACGACTACAAGGAGATGGTCGCGATCTTCAACGTCCTCCCGAAGGACGACCTGTTCGCGGCGACGCCGGCCGAGATCCGCGCCGACATCGAGGCCGTCATGGCGGCCGGCCGGACGGGCGACGTCGTCGTCTCGCTGCGCCCGCGCCCGACCGGCTTCTCGACCCTCGTCGTGCTGCCGCGCGACCGGCTGTCGGGCGAGGCGCGCCAGCGGATCCTGGAGACGCTGGCCCGGCGCGCCGGCGGTCCCTGCCTCGGCGATCACCTCGTGCTGCTCGAGGACCGGGCGCTCCTCTCCTTCACCTTCGCCGGCGACGGCCCGGCCCCCACCGGGGCCGAGCTGGCAGACGTGCAGGAGGCCGTGCGCGACCTCGTCCGGGGCTGGCGGGAGCGGCTCGAGGACGAGCTGCGCGCGCGGCACGGCGCCGCCGAGGCGGCACGGCTCGCCGCGCGCTACCGCGCCGCCTTCCCCGACGAGTATCGGGCGTCGACGCCGCCGGCGCGCGCCGCGGTCGACGTCGCGCTCCTCGAGGCCGCGCTCGGCGAGGGCGCGATGCGCGTCGCGCTCGGCGACGACCGCGCGCTTCCCGACACGAGCGCGCTTCGCCTCTACGTGCCGGGCGAGCCACTCGTCCTCTCCGAGTTCGTGCCGGTGCTCGAGAACCTCGGGCTCCGCGCGCTCGCCGAGGATCAGGTGGTGCTGACGCCGCACGGGGCGCCGCGTCTCTTCGTGCAGACGTTCTTCGTGCAGGACCGGCAGGGGCGGCGGCTCGACGCCGCGGCCGGTCCGCGCCTGGTCGACGCGCTCCTCGCGGTGCGGGCCGGCAGGGCGGCGAGCGACGCCCTCGGCCGCCTGGTCCTGGAGGCGGGGCTCGACTGGCGGGCGGTCGACTGTCTCCGCGCCTACGCGGGGCATGCCGCGCAGGGCGGCGTGGGTCCGCGCGGGCTGGTGATCGACGCGCTCGCCCGCCATCCCGAGGCTGCGGCCTCCCTCTTCGAGTGCTTCGCGGCGCGCTTCTCGGGGCGGGCCGACACGGCGCCGCTCCGCCAGCGTTTCCTCGAGAGCCTCGACACGGTGGAGAGCCTGCGCGACGACGTCACGCTGCGGGCGCTCTGCGACACGGTCGAGGCGACCGTGCGGAGCAACTACTTCGCCACGCCCGTGGCCGAGACGCTCGCCTTCAAGATCCGCTCCTCCGGCCTCGCTCACCTGCCGCGTCCGCGCCCGCTGTACGAGATCTACGTCCACGGCCCGGCGGTGGAGGGCATTCACCTGCGCGCCGGCCTCGTGGCCCGGGGCGGCATCCGTCACAGCGACCGCCCGGAGGACTTCCGCACGGAGGTCCTCGGCCTCATGAAGACGCAGACCGTGAAGAACGCGGTCATCGTACCGGTCGGGGCCAAGGGCGGCTTCGTCGTGCGGCGCGGGACGCCCGCCGACGCCTACCGGACCTTCGTCGGCGCGCTGCTCGACTTGACGGACAACGTGGTCGCCGGCCGGGTCGTCCCGCCGCGCGGCCTCGTCGTGCACGATGACGAGGATCCCTATCTGGTGGTCGCCGCCGACAAGGGGACGGCGAGCTTCTCCGATCTGGCCAATGCCATCGCGCAGGCCCGCGGCTTCTGGCTGGGCGACGCCTTCGCCTCGGGCGGCTCGCACGGCTACGACCACAAGGCGCTCGGCGTGACCGCGCGCGGCGCGTGGGAGTGCGTGCGAGCGCATTTCCGGGAGCTCGGCGTCGACGCCGACACGGCGCCGCTCTCGGTGGCCGGCATCGGCGACATGAGCGGCGACGTCTTCGGCAACGGGCTCCTCCGCTCCTCGCACCTCCGCCTCCAGGCGGCCTTCAACCACCGTCACGTCTTCCTCGACCCCGATCCCGACCCGACGGCGAGCTTCGCCGAGCGGGAGCGGCTCTACCGCGCCGGCCTCGGCTGGGACGCGTACGACCCGGCCGCGCTCTCGCCGGGCGGCGCCGTCGTGGCGCGGACGGCCAAGCGCGTCGTGCTCTCGCCCGAGGCGCAGCGTCTCCTCGGCCTCGCGAGCCCGGAGGCGAGCGGCGAGCGGCTGGTCCAGGCCGTCCTCACGCTCGACGCCGACCTCCTCTTCAACGGCGGCATCGGCACCTACGTCAAGGCGGCGGCGGAGACGCACGCCGAGGTCGGCGACCCGGCGAACGACGCGGTCCGGGTGAACGCCGAGGCGCTGCGCGGGCGCGTCGTGGCCGAAGGCGGGAACCTCGGCTTCACGCAGCGGGCGCGGATCGCCTTCGCGCTCGCCGGCGGCCGCATCAACACCGACGCCATCGACAACTCGGCCGGCGTCGACCTCTCGGACCACGAGGTGAACCTCAAGATCTGCCTCCGGCCCGTGGTCGAGGCGGGGGAGCTCGCTCCCGACGCCCGCCACGCGCTCCTCCAGGCGGTGACGGACGACGTCGTCGAGCGCGTGCTCGCCCACAACCGCCGGCAGAGCCGGCTGCTCGACCTGGACCAGCTCCGGAGCCGGAGCCGGCTCGCCGACTTTCGCGACCTGATCGCCGAGCTCGAGCGGACCGCGGGCCTCGACCGCGCGCTCGAGGCGCTGCCCGACCGCGAGGCGCTGCGCGCCCGGCGCGGCACCTTCCTCGGGCTCACGCGTCCGGAGCTGGCCGTGCTCACCGCGTACGCGAAGATCCATCTCCAGCGAGAGATGCTCGCCTCACCCCTGCCCGACGACCCGCTCGTGGAGTCGTACCTGCTCGCCTACTTCCCGGCCGACGTCGTCGCTCGCTACCCGGCGGCCGTGCGGGCCCATCGCCTGCGCCGCGAGATCATCGCCGCCGAGGTGGCGAACGCGCTCGTCGACCACATGGGCGTGACCTTCGTCTCCCGCATCGTCCACGACACCGGGGCCGCCGTGGTCGGCGTGCTGCGCGCGTGGGCCGTCGGCTGGCGGCTCGGGGGCGGCGACGCGCTCGCCGCGGCGATCGCCGCGAGCGCCGCCGCGGTCGACGTCGAGAGCGCCTGCCGGCTGGCCCTCGAGGCGAGCGCCGAGCGGGTCACCAAGTGGGTCCTCGCCAACACCGATGCCGAGCGCCCGGCGGCCGGCATGGTGGCCGACCTCGGCCCGGCGGTCGCGGCCATCCGTGGCCGTCTACCCGACTGGGTGACGGGCGCCGAGGCGGAGACCTTCCACAAGCGCGTCTCGGAGCTGACGATCGCCGGGCTGCCCCCCGAGCTCGCGCGCGACCTCGCGACGGCCGAGTGGCTCGTCGGCCCGCTCGACGTGGTGACCGTCGCGCGACGGACGCGTACCGAGCCCGACGCGGCAGGCGCCGCCTACTACGCGCTCGGCCAGCACGTCGACTTCGGCTGGGTGTTCGCGCGGCTCGCCGAGACCGCCGCCGACGACCGCTGGCAGCGGCGCGCGGCGGAGGGCCTCGTCGAGGACCTGCTCCGCGCCCGCCGGCGCCTCGCGTGCCGGCGCCTCGAGGAGCCGCCCGGTGCGCTGCCGGAGCGGGCGCTCGGCGCCGTCCAGGCGCTCATCCGCGATCTCCGCGCCGCGCCACGCGTCTCGCTGGCGGCGCTCCAGGTGGTGGTGCGGGAGATCCGGCGGCTGGCCGAGGAGGGAGGAGACTGA
- a CDS encoding MBL fold metallo-hydrolase, translated as MPLGVPRGPDQGRRGRDTTFTAVRAGRSRTLVRVTVLGSGDAFGSGGRLHSAYLVESAGATFLLDCGPTILQSLKSAGHDTGRIDFVLVSHLHGDHFGGVPFLFMEYIYERPRTRPLGVHGPPGTERRVRALFAALYEKNAQMPTPFAVRFEELEPGTTRDLGGVQVSAFRVPHTPELVALGYRIEAGGRSILYSGDSAWTEEFIVQSRGADLFICECSTYETRLDIHVSYPEIAARARELGCKRLLLSHLGAEPLRHLPDITLECARDGMTVEL; from the coding sequence ATGCCTCTTGGCGTCCCGCGGGGACCGGACCAGGGCCGGCGCGGACGTGACACCACGTTCACGGCTGTGCGGGCGGGAAGGAGTCGGACGTTGGTGCGGGTGACGGTGCTCGGCTCGGGCGACGCCTTCGGGTCGGGCGGGCGCCTGCACAGCGCCTACCTGGTGGAGAGCGCCGGCGCGACGTTCCTGCTCGATTGCGGTCCGACGATCCTTCAATCTTTGAAATCCGCCGGTCACGACACCGGCCGCATCGACTTCGTGCTCGTGTCGCATCTGCACGGCGACCACTTCGGAGGCGTCCCGTTCCTCTTCATGGAGTACATCTACGAGCGGCCGCGCACGCGTCCGCTCGGCGTCCACGGGCCGCCCGGGACCGAACGCCGCGTCCGCGCCCTGTTCGCCGCCCTCTACGAGAAGAACGCCCAGATGCCGACACCCTTTGCCGTGCGTTTCGAGGAGCTGGAACCGGGGACGACGCGCGACCTGGGCGGTGTCCAGGTGAGCGCCTTTCGCGTGCCGCACACGCCGGAGCTCGTCGCGCTCGGCTACCGGATCGAGGCCGGGGGCCGGTCCATCCTCTACTCGGGCGACTCGGCCTGGACGGAGGAGTTCATCGTGCAGTCCCGCGGCGCCGACCTGTTCATCTGCGAGTGCTCCACCTACGAGACGCGGCTCGACATCCACGTCTCGTATCCCGAGATCGCGGCCCGTGCACGCGAGCTCGGGTGCAAGCGACTCCTCCTCTCGCACCTCGGCGCGGAGCCGCTGCGACACCTGCCGGACATCACCCTCGAGTGTGCCCGGGACGGGATGACCGTCGAGCTCTGA
- a CDS encoding M23 family metallopeptidase: protein MDALPGRGRGRLHRAAPPPGRTRRRAARALGLRGPAGADRLLSGRRAHHLGCHPPHHAKPARRGADARLMRRFLFITLLAIAIALLVTRAEPLAPTVALETPVDVVGRATPLVVIARDRGTGLAHVEVRLAGGAGGAPAVVASEDFPRRSWLGSGVHEVRLTPTVDAAAAHLAEGPGRLEVVATDHSWLSALRRAPRLTRPVTVDLTPPTLEVLSQQHVVRLGGSECAVYRVGTDAVETGVAVGEVNFPGAPGLFADRALRATLFAVPPDAPSGAVPTVVAADQAGNRRAVRLDAVVRPRRFAEKTLELSEDFLARKVPELLEANGLPSDGDLVAGYLRINRELRLATEKRVRELCRESAAEPLWEGAFLRLPDSAPLSGFADRRTYVYRGQAIDHQTHLGFDLASLRGSPVPAGNTGRVVFAGPLGIYGNAVILDHGLGLFSLYGHLSEVKVTAGTTLHRGDVLGKTGDTGLAGGDHLHFSVMIHGVHVDPVEWWDAHWIHDHVETRLAAFPRAGAAH from the coding sequence ATGGACGCTCTGCCGGGACGAGGTCGAGGCCGTCTTCACCGTGCCGCTCCGCCTCCTGGACGCACCCGGCGCCGAGCGGCGCGAGCTCTGGGACTTCGAGGGCCGGCAGGTGCCGATCGACTGCTATCCGGTCGGCGAGCACATCATCTGGGGTGCCACCCACCGCATCACGCGAAACCTGCTCGCCGTGGTGCGGACGCTCGGCTGATGCGACGGTTCCTTTTCATCACGCTGCTCGCCATCGCGATCGCGCTGCTCGTGACGCGCGCCGAGCCGCTGGCGCCGACGGTCGCGCTCGAGACGCCGGTCGACGTGGTCGGCCGGGCGACACCGCTCGTGGTGATCGCGCGCGACCGGGGCACCGGCCTCGCGCACGTCGAGGTGCGACTCGCGGGCGGGGCCGGAGGCGCGCCGGCGGTGGTCGCGAGCGAGGACTTCCCGCGCCGCTCCTGGCTCGGCAGCGGCGTCCACGAGGTCCGGCTGACGCCGACCGTCGACGCCGCGGCGGCGCACCTGGCCGAGGGCCCGGGCCGCCTCGAGGTCGTCGCCACCGACCACTCGTGGCTGAGCGCGCTGCGTCGCGCGCCGCGGCTCACCCGCCCCGTGACCGTCGACTTGACGCCACCGACGCTCGAGGTGCTCTCGCAGCAGCACGTCGTGCGTCTCGGGGGCTCGGAGTGCGCCGTCTACCGCGTCGGCACCGACGCCGTCGAGACCGGCGTCGCGGTGGGCGAGGTGAACTTCCCGGGCGCGCCGGGGCTCTTCGCCGACCGGGCGCTCCGCGCCACGCTCTTCGCCGTGCCGCCGGACGCGCCGTCGGGAGCCGTGCCGACCGTGGTCGCGGCCGACCAGGCCGGCAACCGGCGCGCCGTCCGCCTCGACGCCGTCGTGCGGCCGCGGCGCTTCGCCGAGAAGACGCTCGAGCTGAGCGAGGACTTCCTCGCCCGCAAGGTCCCCGAGCTGCTCGAGGCCAACGGGCTCCCGAGCGACGGCGACCTCGTGGCGGGGTACCTGCGCATCAACCGCGAGCTCCGCCTCGCCACCGAGAAGCGGGTGCGCGAGCTCTGCCGCGAGAGCGCGGCCGAGCCGCTCTGGGAGGGCGCCTTCCTGCGCCTGCCCGACTCGGCGCCGCTCTCCGGCTTCGCCGACCGCCGGACCTACGTGTACCGCGGCCAGGCGATCGACCATCAGACGCACCTCGGCTTCGACCTCGCCTCCCTGCGCGGCAGCCCCGTGCCCGCCGGCAACACGGGACGCGTCGTCTTCGCGGGGCCGCTCGGCATCTACGGCAACGCCGTCATCCTGGACCACGGCCTCGGCCTCTTCTCCCTGTACGGGCACCTGAGCGAGGTGAAGGTCACCGCCGGGACGACCCTCCACCGCGGCGACGTCCTCGGCAAGACCGGCGATACCGGCCTCGCCGGCGGCGATCATCTCCACTTCAGCGTCATGATCCACGGCGTCCACGTCGACCCGGTCGAGTGGTGGGACGCCCACTGGATCCACGACCACGTCGAGACGCGGCTGGCCGCCTTCCCGCGCGCGGGGGCCGCTCATTGA
- a CDS encoding CoA pyrophosphatase: MTERLAEALAPALAARERAVLVRPGKTPAAVLVPLLPVDGEPHLLFTRRSRLLRQHQGQVAFPGGRCHPDDADLVATALREAREEIGLDPADVRLLGPLDDIETMATEFVITPFVGLVPHPYRWTLCRDEVEAVFTVPLRLLDAPGAERRELWDFEGRQVPIDCYPVGEHIIWGATHRITRNLLAVVRTLG; this comes from the coding sequence ATGACCGAACGCCTCGCGGAGGCACTCGCGCCGGCCCTCGCCGCGCGCGAGCGCGCCGTGCTCGTGCGGCCGGGGAAGACGCCGGCCGCCGTGCTGGTCCCGCTCCTCCCCGTCGACGGGGAGCCGCACCTCCTCTTCACCCGCCGCTCCCGCCTGCTGCGCCAGCATCAGGGGCAGGTCGCGTTCCCGGGCGGCCGCTGCCATCCCGACGACGCCGACCTGGTGGCGACGGCGCTGCGCGAGGCGCGCGAGGAGATCGGGCTCGACCCCGCCGACGTTCGCCTGCTCGGTCCGCTCGACGACATCGAGACCATGGCGACCGAGTTCGTGATCACGCCGTTCGTCGGCCTCGTCCCTCACCCCTACCGATGGACGCTCTGCCGGGACGAGGTCGAGGCCGTCTTCACCGTGCCGCTCCGCCTCCTGGACGCACCCGGCGCCGAGCGGCGCGAGCTCTGGGACTTCGAGGGCCGGCAGGTGCCGATCGACTGCTATCCGGTCGGCGAGCACATCATCTGGGGTGCCACCCACCGCATCACGCGAAACCTGCTCGCCGTGGTGCGGACGCTCGGCTGA
- the thiI gene encoding tRNA 4-thiouridine(8) synthase ThiI, whose product MGAGHVIVLRYHEIALKGRNRPFFVRRLVDNIVRATAGLPVGAIARASARLLLPLGDVTAWPEARARLARVFGLANLSLAHEVALAGEAGAALERLGARIVERLGGVSVPSFRVQTKRADKRFPFPSPEVSRRLGHVIQAATRSRVDLEHAAVTVAVDILPGRAFFSLEKVAGAGGLPVGTSGRVLALLSGGIDSPVAAWRMMRRGCAVDFVHFHSAPFHDRTSQEKARQIAAELVRWELDAALHLVAFGEVQRQIVAAVGRPLRVVLYRRMMLRIAEAIGRPAGAEALVTGESLGQVASQTLPNLAVIEAAVPLPVLRPLIGMDKGEISAEAARLGTFETSVIPDQDCCQLFVPPHPATRAHPEDVAAAESRLDVPALVALGVAGTERVRLCWPAEPAEPPARSVVGR is encoded by the coding sequence ATGGGCGCCGGTCACGTGATCGTGCTGCGCTACCACGAGATCGCGCTCAAGGGGCGCAACCGGCCCTTCTTCGTGCGCCGGCTGGTGGACAACATCGTGCGCGCCACCGCCGGCCTGCCCGTCGGCGCGATCGCGCGCGCCTCGGCGCGCCTGCTGCTGCCGCTCGGGGACGTCACCGCCTGGCCGGAGGCGCGGGCGCGGCTCGCGCGCGTGTTCGGCCTCGCCAACCTCTCGCTCGCGCACGAGGTGGCCCTCGCCGGCGAGGCCGGCGCGGCCCTCGAGCGCCTCGGCGCGAGGATCGTCGAGCGGCTCGGCGGGGTGTCCGTGCCGAGCTTTCGCGTCCAGACCAAGCGGGCCGACAAGCGCTTCCCGTTCCCGTCGCCCGAGGTGAGCCGGCGGCTGGGGCACGTGATCCAGGCGGCCACCCGCTCGCGCGTCGACCTCGAGCACGCGGCGGTGACGGTGGCCGTCGACATCCTGCCCGGGCGCGCCTTCTTCTCGCTCGAGAAGGTGGCGGGCGCGGGCGGGCTGCCGGTCGGGACGAGCGGGCGGGTGCTGGCCCTCCTCTCGGGCGGCATCGACTCGCCCGTCGCCGCCTGGCGGATGATGCGGCGCGGGTGCGCCGTCGACTTCGTGCACTTCCACAGCGCGCCCTTCCACGATCGGACGAGCCAGGAGAAGGCGCGCCAGATCGCCGCCGAGCTCGTCCGCTGGGAGCTCGACGCCGCGCTCCACCTGGTCGCCTTCGGCGAGGTTCAGCGCCAGATCGTCGCAGCGGTCGGGCGGCCGCTGCGCGTCGTCCTCTACCGGCGGATGATGCTCCGCATCGCCGAGGCGATCGGGCGGCCGGCAGGCGCCGAGGCGCTGGTGACGGGCGAGAGCCTCGGCCAGGTCGCGTCGCAGACGCTCCCCAATCTTGCGGTGATCGAGGCGGCGGTGCCGCTGCCGGTCCTCCGCCCGCTGATCGGCATGGACAAGGGCGAGATCTCCGCCGAGGCCGCGCGGCTCGGCACGTTCGAGACCTCGGTCATCCCCGACCAGGACTGCTGCCAGCTCTTCGTGCCGCCACACCCGGCCACGCGGGCGCATCCCGAAGACGTGGCGGCGGCGGAGTCGCGGCTCGACGTCCCGGCGCTCGTCGCGCTCGGCGTGGCGGGCACCGAGCGCGTGCGGCTGTGCTGGCCCGCGGAACCGGCGGAGCCGCCGGCGCGCTCAGTCGTCGGCCGCTAG
- a CDS encoding DUF721 domain-containing protein, whose amino-acid sequence MPAPPPPPTAPRPAPRPPAPSPSSPSQVWCAEAHIPPHVVLSSDFLQGGAAVTRPRPARVPTRLGDVLRTVLARLPTGAGLEDWAVWSEWDAAVGATLARHARPRRLARGVLLVAVDSSEWMQELQFLKHELRSRLNARLGREAIRRIFVVLAADD is encoded by the coding sequence GTGCCGGCCCCGCCTCCGCCCCCGACAGCCCCCCGTCCAGCACCTCGCCCACCGGCTCCCTCGCCATCAAGCCCCTCCCAGGTATGGTGTGCGGAGGCGCATATACCACCACATGTTGTGTTGTCAAGCGATTTTTTGCAAGGGGGCGCGGCCGTGACCCGACCGCGGCCGGCGCGCGTTCCCACGCGCCTCGGCGACGTGCTGCGCACGGTGCTCGCCCGCCTGCCCACGGGCGCGGGGCTCGAGGACTGGGCGGTGTGGAGCGAGTGGGATGCCGCGGTCGGGGCGACGCTCGCGCGCCACGCGCGCCCGCGGCGGCTCGCGCGCGGCGTGCTCCTCGTCGCCGTCGACAGCTCCGAGTGGATGCAGGAGCTGCAGTTCCTGAAGCACGAGCTCCGCTCACGTCTGAACGCGCGCCTCGGCCGCGAGGCGATCCGCCGGATCTTCGTCGTGCTAGCGGCCGACGACTGA